In Candidatus Didemnitutus sp., a genomic segment contains:
- the gspG gene encoding type II secretion system major pseudopilin GspG yields the protein MKTHRSLRSASTRGFTLVELLTVLVILGILAALVLPKFTGRTEEARVTAAQTQIAAFGTALDAFEVDTGAYPRGSDGLQQLIVQPSNVVNWRGPYLKGDIPLDPWGHAYTYEYPGSVNPSGYDLRSAGPDGQPGTADDIANAAVTSR from the coding sequence ATGAAAACCCACCGCTCGCTCCGCTCCGCCTCGACGCGCGGCTTCACGCTCGTGGAGCTGCTCACCGTCCTCGTCATCCTCGGCATCCTCGCCGCGCTCGTGCTGCCGAAGTTCACCGGCCGCACCGAGGAGGCGCGCGTCACCGCCGCACAGACGCAGATCGCCGCCTTCGGCACCGCGCTCGACGCCTTCGAGGTCGACACCGGCGCCTACCCGCGCGGCTCCGACGGCCTGCAGCAGCTCATCGTGCAGCCGTCCAACGTCGTCAACTGGCGCGGCCCCTACCTCAAGGGCGACATCCCGCTCGATCCCTGGGGCCACGCCTACACCTACGAATATCCCGGCTCGGTGAATCCCAGCGGTTACGACCTGCGCTCCGCCGGCCCCGACGGCCAGCCCGGCACGGCCGACGACATCGCGAATGCCGCTGTCACTTCCAGGTAA
- a CDS encoding prepilin-type N-terminal cleavage/methylation domain-containing protein — translation MTPRPSSSASPRDGFTLLEVIIATAVAAIVLLVINTTFFTALRLHNTTQDRITEDRALQRTLGTVRRDLAGIMLPSSSGVFAGALQTTLASSLTQGTYGDKIGPDLYTNTGAINGWNPFSEVQLVDYYLAPAEDGSNTKNLVRAVTRNLLPAQVTTPELQTLLTRVADASIDFYDGTAWTDAWDSAASNTMPTAIRFQLTLAGPDGKAPANSVPVTLVVPVLVATTENLDATASTGGAP, via the coding sequence ATGACGCCGCGCCCCTCCAGTTCCGCTTCCCCGCGCGACGGCTTCACGCTGCTCGAAGTGATCATTGCGACCGCCGTCGCCGCGATCGTCCTCCTCGTCATCAACACCACGTTCTTCACCGCGCTGCGCCTCCACAACACCACGCAGGACCGCATCACCGAGGACCGCGCCTTGCAACGCACGCTCGGCACCGTGCGCCGCGATCTCGCCGGCATCATGCTGCCGAGCTCGAGCGGCGTGTTCGCGGGCGCGCTCCAGACCACGCTCGCCAGCTCGCTCACGCAGGGCACCTACGGCGACAAGATCGGCCCCGATCTCTACACCAACACCGGCGCGATCAACGGCTGGAATCCGTTCTCCGAGGTCCAGCTGGTCGACTACTACCTCGCGCCCGCCGAGGACGGCAGCAACACCAAGAACCTCGTCCGCGCCGTCACCCGCAACCTGCTCCCCGCGCAGGTCACCACGCCCGAACTCCAGACACTGCTCACGCGCGTGGCGGATGCCTCAATCGATTTCTACGACGGCACCGCGTGGACCGACGCATGGGACTCGGCCGCGAGCAACACCATGCCGACCGCGATCCGCTTCCAGCTCACGCTCGCCGGTCCGGACGGCAAGGCTCCCGCGAACTCCGTCCCCGTGACGCTCGTCGTGCCTGTGCTCGTCGCCACCACCGAAAACCTCGACGCCACGGCGAGCACCGGAGGTGCACCGTGA
- a CDS encoding general secretion pathway protein GspK gives MTSRVRLPHSAHRRGAVLIIVLWVCLGVVALTLYFANEMSSELRAADNAAAEIAARQALAGGVRYASHILATYAANGTVPELNAANSDCPYSAENLAVGDASFWFIGRDPNLPVGTEPVFGLIDECSKLNLNTATRAMLEALPNMTPDLVTAILAWRSRSGTGGADASNAYAALNPPRLNKGGPFESVDELRLVNGLTLDLLLGEDTNRNGALDRNEDDGDQSPPRDNQDGQLQPGLLEYVTIYSAQPNTNPDGTRRVNISTAQTRTGLAALLRRRLDAGRAQAVLQRIGERPFGSVAEFYLESGLTASEFAQLHNYLTASTGSASNGLVNVNTASATVLACLPGLDATLAAQVVAYRTTAPAALTSFAWLPDVIGRAAFLRAGPYITDQSYQFSADIAAVGRNGRGFCRERVVFDLRRGTPRIVNRQDLSAFGWALGHEARETLQNSSTSS, from the coding sequence GTGACCTCGCGCGTCCGCCTCCCTCACTCCGCGCATCGCCGCGGCGCCGTGCTCATCATCGTGCTGTGGGTCTGCCTCGGCGTCGTGGCGCTCACGCTCTATTTCGCCAACGAGATGAGCAGCGAACTCCGCGCCGCCGACAACGCTGCCGCCGAGATCGCCGCGCGCCAGGCGCTCGCCGGCGGCGTCCGCTACGCCAGCCACATCCTCGCCACCTACGCCGCCAACGGCACCGTGCCCGAACTCAACGCCGCCAATTCCGACTGCCCCTACAGCGCCGAGAACCTCGCCGTCGGCGACGCCAGTTTCTGGTTCATCGGCCGCGACCCGAACCTTCCCGTCGGCACCGAGCCGGTCTTCGGCCTCATCGACGAGTGCTCCAAACTCAACCTCAACACCGCCACGCGCGCCATGCTCGAGGCCCTGCCCAACATGACGCCCGACCTCGTCACCGCGATCCTCGCCTGGCGCAGCCGCTCCGGCACCGGTGGCGCCGACGCCAGTAACGCCTACGCCGCGCTCAATCCGCCGCGCCTCAACAAGGGCGGCCCGTTCGAGTCCGTCGACGAGCTCCGCCTCGTCAATGGCCTCACGCTCGACCTCCTGCTCGGCGAAGACACCAACCGCAACGGCGCCCTCGACCGCAACGAGGACGACGGAGACCAGTCGCCGCCGCGCGACAATCAGGACGGCCAGCTGCAACCGGGACTGCTCGAATACGTCACGATCTACAGCGCGCAACCGAACACCAATCCCGACGGCACGCGCCGCGTGAACATCTCCACCGCCCAGACCCGCACCGGCCTCGCCGCCCTGCTCCGCCGCCGCCTCGACGCCGGCCGCGCGCAGGCTGTGCTCCAGCGCATCGGCGAACGCCCCTTCGGCAGCGTCGCCGAGTTCTATCTCGAGAGCGGCCTCACCGCCTCCGAGTTCGCCCAACTCCACAATTACCTCACCGCCTCGACCGGCTCCGCGTCCAACGGCCTCGTCAACGTCAACACCGCCAGCGCCACCGTCCTCGCCTGCCTGCCCGGCCTCGACGCCACGCTCGCCGCCCAAGTCGTCGCCTATCGCACCACCGCGCCGGCCGCGCTCACTTCCTTCGCCTGGCTGCCCGACGTGATCGGCCGCGCCGCCTTCCTCCGCGCCGGTCCCTACATCACCGATCAATCGTATCAGTTCTCCGCCGACATCGCCGCCGTCGGCCGCAACGGCCGCGGCTTCTGCCGCGAACGCGTCGTCTTCGATCTGCGCCGCGGCACCCCGCGCATCGTCAATCGCCAGGATCTTTCCGCCTTCGGCTGGGCGCTCGGCCACGAGGCGCGCGAAACCCTCCAGAATTCCTCCACCTCTTCATGA
- a CDS encoding type II secretion system protein yields MKSSRSPLAEISRRGFTLAEVLAALLVMAIVIPVAMQGLSVASRSGLVGTRKAAAMRIAERVLNEQFVTGQLNQSQTSGTVTEGGTDYPWTLESSTWPSDAVTQVTVHVTFTVQGNAYEVSASTLLDPAANATTTTTLAAR; encoded by the coding sequence ATGAAATCCAGCCGCTCGCCTCTCGCTGAGATTTCCCGTCGCGGCTTCACGCTCGCCGAGGTCCTCGCCGCCCTGCTCGTCATGGCGATCGTCATTCCCGTCGCGATGCAGGGCCTGAGCGTCGCCAGCCGCTCGGGTCTCGTCGGCACCCGCAAGGCCGCAGCGATGCGCATCGCCGAACGCGTGCTCAACGAGCAGTTCGTCACCGGCCAGCTCAACCAGAGCCAGACCTCCGGCACCGTCACCGAAGGCGGCACCGATTATCCGTGGACGCTCGAGTCGTCCACTTGGCCGTCGGACGCGGTGACGCAAGTCACCGTTCACGTCACCTTCACCGTGCAGGGCAACGCCTACGAAGTGAGCGCGAGCACGCTCCTCGATCCCGCCGCCAACGCGACCACGACCACCACGCTCGCCGCCCGATGA
- a CDS encoding type II secretion system F family protein produces the protein MPQFAYKALQPDGSLTEGALEATNRQEALRQVERRGLKPVRLTEVAAPTRAANATPAASGFSFGHSSKISARTLENFTRLLSSLLASGVPFSRALEILHREASEPAAKAKWKEIHDLVIDGMSLSAAMARSPETFPKVYVAMVEAGETGGFLDVVLAQIADFQAREKEMKGKLTAALMYPAILLVLALGVLVFLLVFFIPRFQQIFHGFNAELPLLTQLIIGASEAVRSYGLFLAVAAALVAYSLRSWIRSARGRRTWEGFVLRLPQVGPVLAEFAMARFCRMLGTLLAAGVPLINALNVARRSIGNQILVDAVSESTDRVKEGKPLGASLARNRMLFPGAIVEMISVAEESGRLDNELLRIAQVTENDLDRQLKAVVALVEPLMLFLIAAFIGTIFIGMVYPIFSLQDHIK, from the coding sequence ATGCCGCAATTCGCCTACAAAGCCCTGCAACCCGACGGCTCGCTCACTGAAGGCGCGCTCGAGGCGACCAACCGCCAGGAAGCGCTCCGCCAGGTCGAGCGCCGCGGCCTCAAGCCCGTGCGCCTCACCGAAGTCGCCGCGCCCACCCGCGCCGCGAACGCAACGCCCGCCGCCAGTGGATTCTCTTTTGGCCACTCCTCCAAGATCTCCGCGCGCACGCTCGAGAACTTCACGCGCCTGCTCTCCAGCCTGCTCGCCTCCGGCGTGCCGTTCAGCCGCGCCCTCGAGATTCTGCACCGCGAGGCGAGCGAGCCCGCGGCGAAAGCGAAGTGGAAGGAAATCCACGACCTCGTCATCGACGGCATGTCGCTCTCCGCCGCGATGGCGCGCTCGCCTGAAACCTTTCCCAAGGTCTACGTCGCGATGGTCGAAGCGGGCGAGACCGGCGGATTCCTCGACGTCGTGCTCGCGCAGATCGCCGACTTCCAGGCGCGCGAAAAGGAGATGAAAGGCAAGCTCACCGCCGCGCTGATGTATCCCGCCATCCTGCTCGTGCTCGCGCTGGGCGTGCTCGTGTTCCTGCTCGTTTTCTTCATTCCGCGTTTCCAGCAAATTTTCCACGGTTTCAACGCCGAGCTCCCGCTGCTCACCCAGCTCATCATCGGCGCGAGCGAGGCGGTGCGCAGCTACGGTCTCTTCCTCGCTGTCGCGGCCGCGCTTGTCGCCTATTCGCTGCGCAGCTGGATTCGCTCCGCCCGCGGACGGCGCACTTGGGAAGGTTTCGTGCTGCGCCTGCCGCAAGTCGGCCCGGTGCTCGCCGAGTTCGCGATGGCACGCTTCTGCCGCATGCTCGGCACCCTGCTGGCCGCCGGCGTGCCGCTGATCAACGCCCTCAACGTCGCCCGCCGCTCCATCGGCAACCAGATCCTCGTCGACGCCGTATCCGAATCCACCGACCGCGTGAAGGAGGGCAAGCCGCTCGGCGCCAGCCTCGCGCGTAACCGCATGCTCTTCCCCGGTGCCATCGTGGAAATGATCTCCGTCGCTGAGGAAAGCGGCCGCCTCGACAATGAATTGCTGCGCATCGCGCAGGTGACCGAGAACGACCTCGACCGTCAGCTCAAGGCGGTCGTCGCGCTCGTCGAGCCGCTGATGCTGTTCCTCATCGCGGCGTTCATCGGCACCATCTTCATCGGCATGGTTTACCCCATTTTCTCCCTGCAGGATCACATCAAATGA
- a CDS encoding GspH/FimT family pseudopilin — translation MLVMALLVIAAALTAPRLITFFRGRALSQEAQRIIALTHYAQSRAIAEGVPVILWFDPATARYGQNIQDGFTDTDARASTFALESSLTLEVPAGEAPPVSELGDETLGLPTNQSVIRFTPDGFFDPSSVAKLILRQGTDSALQILPAANGLDYEIQPLASR, via the coding sequence ATGCTGGTCATGGCGCTGTTGGTCATCGCCGCCGCGCTCACCGCGCCGCGCCTGATCACGTTCTTCCGCGGTCGCGCGCTGAGCCAGGAAGCCCAGCGCATCATCGCGCTCACGCACTACGCGCAAAGTCGCGCGATCGCCGAGGGCGTGCCGGTGATCCTCTGGTTCGATCCCGCCACCGCGCGCTACGGACAAAACATCCAGGACGGTTTCACCGACACCGACGCTCGCGCCTCGACCTTCGCGCTCGAATCCTCCCTGACACTCGAAGTGCCCGCCGGCGAAGCGCCGCCCGTGTCCGAGCTCGGCGACGAGACGCTCGGCCTGCCGACGAATCAATCGGTCATCCGCTTCACGCCGGACGGTTTCTTCGATCCGAGCAGCGTGGCGAAACTCATCCTGCGCCAAGGCACCGACAGCGCCCTGCAAATTCTCCCCGCCGCCAACGGCCTCGACTATGAAATCCAGCCGCTCGCCTCTCGCTGA